The DNA segment AGATAATTTTGTTTATCCAGTTAtaagatatatatagatatatatatatatatatatatatatatatatatatatatatatatatatatatatatatatatatatacacacacacacgttttgcaCTCTTGTATTGCCTTTatcaattaatgtttatttatttaaactaaaaattactgtatataagaaatatttaatataactattaAAACCTATTTTTAGGTTTACTTTTAGATACATTtaatattgcaaatatatataaatatatagagagagacatgtaaatatataaaatattaggtTTTTAACTATAATGTATTtaccatttatttgatatataataaactcggtaaaaatatatttaaaaatgttttcatatgtaaGTTTTCGCggataatattaaaaacaaatgtattccttttttaaaaaacagtaacAGATAACCAATAACAACAAAATTCatctaaaattaattatttaattctacTGGAAGTACTAAGTAACAGCCAAGTAAACATCTTATTACTACTAAATTGTGAAGCattcaaaattaaagaaaaagttAACGAAAGCCAGACTGGATACCTTTGGAGCCCATTGCGCCCTGTCACTGCTGATCCCTCTGTGCTTGTTTTCAGTGGAGCTCAATGGGATGGGGCTTCAGTGTCGACTCTACTGTGACCAATGAACGCGCCGCTGCCGCATCTGTCAAGCGCTTCTGACCAATCGACAGCAGCGCGAGGCGGATCTCAGGTGCGCGCCTCTGCGTCCTAGCGGCTCTGGCGCGCTGGGGAGCCGCCTGTGGCACAGAGTAGCTGTGGAAACTATGGCGACCGCGGCGTCCAACCACTACAGCATCCTCACATCCAGCTCGGAGCACGGCAGCATGCAGCAGACGCAGCCGCCGCAGTCCTACAGAGACGCGCACAGCCTTCTGCAGAGCGAGTACACCACCCTGCAGAGCAGTGGCAGCACGCTTGGCCATGCGCACCAGTGGTTGACGGCGGCGCTGTCTCACGGGGGAGAGGGGTCGCCGTGGCCCGCCAGCCCGCTGGGCGAGCAGGACATTAAGCCGGTGGAGGAGCTGCAGCATTCGCCGCGGCAGGCGCATCTCGTGCAGCAGAGCCAGCAGCATCACGAGGCGGGCACCTGGCGCGCCACCACCATGCCTAGCATGAGCAGCACTAACGGCCAGAGCTTGATCTACTCTCAGTCCGGGTACGGAGAGCCGGGGATGCACCATGAGGAGAACCACAGCCCTCATCTGAGCGAGCACGGTCATCCGCAGAGCCTGCACTCAGACGAGGACACTCCGACCTCAGACGACCTGGAGCAGTTCGCCAAGCTGTTCAAGCAGCGCCGGATCAAGCTGGGTTTTACGCAGGCGGACGTGGGGCTCGCGCTGGGCACCCTCTACGGCAACGTATTCTCCCAGACCACCATCTGCAGGTTCGAGGCGCTCCAGCTGAGCTTCAAGAACATGTGCAAACTCAAGCCCCTGCTGAACAAATGGCTGGAGGAGGCGGACTCCACCTCGGGAAGCCCGACCAGCCTGGATAAGATCGCGGCGCAGGGGAGGAAGAGGAAAAAGCGGACCTCTATCGAGGTGAGTGTCAAAGGGGCCCTGGAGAGCCATTTCCTCAAGTGCCCCAAACCCGGCGCGTCGGAGATCAACTCGCTTGCGGAGAGCCTGCAGCTGGAGAAGGAGGTGGTCCGGGTTTGGTTCTGCAACCGGCGGCAGAAGGAGAAGCGAATGACGCCCCAAAACGGTCCGATGCCCGGGAACGAGGATGTGTACGAGGACGACTCGCCTCACCACGGCGCACAGACACCTGTTCCGTGAGAAAGGGGCGGCCTGAAACATAATCGACTGTCTCTTTGTCCCGGTCACAAGCCCGCTCGGGGCGGACCGACGATGAtgaagtgtctctgtgtgtggcaCCTCCGAGGGGCGCGGAGAGCGCGCGTGGTTGCGCGAACAATATACGGGCGCGGGCGCCAGAAAACACGCTCTGAGGCGTTACGCACCGCGGCTGAACTTAAAAGTGGAacgtaaatattattttatttaagagattttttttttttttttttttttttagtccggGGATCTGTGAAAGCATCATATCACTTCCAACCGAAAGCTGTGAAAAAAAGGCGTCAGGGGCGCGCCATCTTCCCCTCATGACCACAAAAGGTTTCTTACTGATTGAAATTAATCCGGTGCAGTCTTCTGTGCGTTCTCTTCCATATATTAATGGAAAATGTTtcgttattattaatattattattattactattctttccgtcacaataaaaaaaatgtttaataggcctactactgaataaaattatatttcattcgCCTTTATATATGAATGGCAATAAATAACCttataataataaccataatcataataataaactaaatatttctaaattatttaaataaataaaaaaatccaaaaattcctaatatgaaaaattaacaactataacaatatttattattgttattttattattattaacaccaTGTACATACTATTAATTTATCTAAAAGTATCGCTGTTAAATACAAACGTGACCAATTCTTTAAAAGTCTCATTTCGGTCACAACAAAGGCTGCCAAGTGctgctgtgtgtctgtctttcacAGGCAAAGCAACCTGATTTCATGCAGATCACGCATTCACACAGCTGGTGCAAAACAGAGGCCTGAGGAAGCAGTAAAACCCAGAATCGCAGAATTTTGTGGATCATATCGAAATtgatattcataaataaaattaatggaTACCAGCTCTTTATAATTAACCACCCAGTTTGGGCTTTCTTAGCATTTTGAGTGAATTTCTACAAGCGTGCACCAAAAGCGTTCATGATTTGAGACAGTGGCTTGTTTATAAAGATTCTTTCTCCTCTTAATTGAAACCATTTTTGGTTATTTAGCCTTTTCTAATCTAGGAAATCTAAAAGAAACCAAAACGGGCTTGTctaatttatgatattttatattaaagatAACAACAAACCaagcttttatttaatttcagtcattTGTCTGGAAACGCTTTTTGTGGAAATGACAAGATGTAAAAACTGCATTGATGacgacaaaataataataataaacgcaAATTGTTCTTGCTTGTAATCATTCACCATTCGTCATcattaaagctttaaaaacaacgaagacaatataataataataattacagactAACAGAGGCCAGTTCATCTTGCCCATTATTACTAGCTATAGTAACATTGTGTGATTTTGTGCGTCAACTAAATGTATTAAGTCTCAACATGTTTGTATCTGTTTGCTCTTTGGTGTTTCTTGTTTATCCCAAATTTGTCTCCTTTTCTTTGACGGGAAATATTACACCAGCTGTGTTACGCTGATTTGATGGCCTGCATCGAAAAACAAGGACATTGTGCGAGGATTTTTCAGTTGCATTTTCTATGGCTCTGTGGATACTTGTATATTTGTGCACTTAACCTGGCACTGCCAAAGCACAAGCTGTCAGTGTGCCCTATTGAGACCAGTAATGTATTTGGTTTTGACAGAAAAATTGCACAGTTTTTAAACGCCTTTTGTCATTAAATGAATACGTTTTTATATAAAGAAGTGCCTCTCATCAATCTGTGTCCTGCGCATGAAGATCCTAAACGGATTCACAATTTCACACATTATTCGAGCATCAAGGCTGCTGAATATAATGTTGCCTCGGGATGAGATGATGCTGTAGATCCATCGCAGCCCGTTGCAATTCCTTCGCTTCGATTTCTGCGTGACCATGGAGACAAATGTTTGCCATTTCACTGGTAATCAAGACGGATTTGCCGGGTTCAAACGTGTTCCGAAAGAGATCGGAGAAGTACGTGAATATTTTATGATGCTATTCTGGATCTAAATAGgacttatttttaaaatttaaaactggCAAATGGCTTAACATTTATGAAAGCAAAATAACAAACTACCTCTAGTGATATTGTAATAATAGATTTTAAACAATTAGcttttaaatgatcaaatataGCCAATTATTGCATTATAACAGGCCTATTTATCAGACGGTCTTTTCAATATCATCGGCCAGTTTTCTTTACTGCTCCATCAATGTACAGTATTAGGAAAAAGACTAAAAGACTAgatgtcaattttatttactgtgtgtatataatgaATAGTGAATCCTAGGGCCTTAATTTTCATTGCCTTGAAAAACTGCGTAAAGCCGCATTTGTGAGAGTGCGCCGCGAGCGCCATCTGTTGACTAATATAATGTGTTGTAGAAAAGCTATTCATGAAAGTTAGATATCCTATTACAGTTATCTATCTGTTTGCATGTTCCGTTGAGACAAATATACAGTCACAAAGTCATGCAATATGAGCTTGagtgtattttataaatgcagcCTACCGTTTGAAGTCACTCATTTTGTCTGTAATGTTGTTAGTGCATACGGTATCCTACCTGTAAAGGTTATGGTGTTGGTAACGTGCAAGTCTTAAGTCATTGCATACTGGTTGTGAATCAT comes from the Carassius auratus strain Wakin chromosome 4, ASM336829v1, whole genome shotgun sequence genome and includes:
- the LOC113058348 gene encoding POU domain, class 3, transcription factor 2-like, yielding MATAASNHYSILTSSSEHGSMQQTQPPQSYRDAHSLLQSEYTTLQSSGSTLGHAHQWLTAALSHGGEGSPWPASPLGEQDIKPVEELQHSPRQAHLVQQSQQHHEAGTWRATTMPSMSSTNGQSLIYSQSGYGEPGMHHEENHSPHLSEHGHPQSLHSDEDTPTSDDLEQFAKLFKQRRIKLGFTQADVGLALGTLYGNVFSQTTICRFEALQLSFKNMCKLKPLLNKWLEEADSTSGSPTSLDKIAAQGRKRKKRTSIEVSVKGALESHFLKCPKPGASEINSLAESLQLEKEVVRVWFCNRRQKEKRMTPQNGPMPGNEDVYEDDSPHHGAQTPVP